The genomic stretch TAACAATATAATCAAGCAGCTTGGGGCTTTATCCCTCACATTAATTTCCCCTTTATATCTTGACGGTTAGCGAGCCTTCCAATAGGGAAAACCCCCATGAAACCCAGAGTGAGATTTGCTCCTTCGCCCACCGGCGCCCTCCACATAGGGGGGGCGCGCACCGCCCTGTTCAACTGGCTATTCGCACGCCACACCGGAGGCACATTCGTGCTGAGGATCGAAGACACGGACGTTGAGCGTTCGACCAAGGAGTTCGAGCAGTCGATACTGGACGGCATTCGCTGGCTTGGGATGGACTGGGATGAAGAGCTGACCTACCAGTCTCAGCGCATGGATCTGTACAAGGAACACGTGCAGAAGCTGCTGGACGAAGGTAAGGCGTATCCGTGCACCTGCACGCCTGAGGAGCTGGAGGCGAAGCGCGAGAAGGCGATGGCCGAAGGCCGCAAACCCAAGTACGACGGGACCTGCCGGAAAGGACCGGCGCACCCCGGGAGGCCGGCCGCGATCAGATTCAAGACGCCGGAGACAGGCGCAACCTCTTTTCACGACATCTGCAGAGGCACGATCTCCTTCGAGAACAGCGAACTGGATGACCTCATCATCCAGCGCAGCGACGCCACCCCGACGTACAACTTCACGGTGGTGGTGGACGACGTGACCATGGGCATGACTCACATAATCCGCGGGGACGACCACATCAACAACACCCCGCGCCAGGTGCTGCTCTACCAGGCGTTTGACTACCCCATCCCCGAATTCGCGCACCTCCCCATGATCTACGGCCCGGACAAAAAGAAGCTCTCCAAGCGGCACGGAGCCACCTCGGTCATCGAGTACGAGTCCATGGGATATCTGCCGGAC from bacterium encodes the following:
- the gltX gene encoding glutamate--tRNA ligase; amino-acid sequence: MKPRVRFAPSPTGALHIGGARTALFNWLFARHTGGTFVLRIEDTDVERSTKEFEQSILDGIRWLGMDWDEELTYQSQRMDLYKEHVQKLLDEGKAYPCTCTPEELEAKREKAMAEGRKPKYDGTCRKGPAHPGRPAAIRFKTPETGATSFHDICRGTISFENSELDDLIIQRSDATPTYNFTVVVDDVTMGMTHIIRGDDHINNTPRQVLLYQAFDYPIPEFAHLPMIYGPDKKKLSKRHGATSVIEYESMGYLPD